The following are encoded together in the Bacillota bacterium genome:
- a CDS encoding phosphatidate cytidylyltransferase translates to MKQRTITGFIMAIIMIPILIFGNHYEIFTMFCLILSMIAAFEFRNMLQKKNPLPRWIDTVSVVLTGGFLLVVVYSLEEIIPYSVILIFFIFILLLYSMILVFCDSFQTRDFGNVFATILYCSLGFAAFAYLRTVSLEIVFYFLLVSMATDTFAYLFGIKFGKHRLALKISPKKSVEGAIAGLVFGSIFATLFALFFNVFDFFIVYVILLSIFLSLMGQIGDLVASKFKRNYEIKDYSNLFPGHGGVLDRFDSSTIVALSLILILLLQSVI, encoded by the coding sequence ATGAAACAAAGAACCATTACCGGATTCATCATGGCAATCATTATGATTCCTATCTTAATCTTTGGGAATCATTACGAAATATTTACCATGTTTTGCCTCATATTATCCATGATTGCAGCTTTTGAGTTTCGAAACATGCTGCAAAAGAAAAATCCATTGCCAAGATGGATTGATACTGTATCGGTTGTATTAACTGGTGGATTTTTACTGGTTGTTGTCTATAGCTTAGAAGAAATCATTCCTTATAGTGTTATCTTGATTTTTTTCATCTTTATACTTTTACTATATTCTATGATTTTAGTGTTTTGTGATTCTTTTCAAACAAGAGATTTTGGAAATGTTTTTGCGACCATTTTATATTGTAGTTTAGGATTTGCAGCATTTGCTTATTTAAGAACGGTAAGCTTAGAAATCGTATTTTATTTCTTGCTTGTCAGTATGGCAACCGATACGTTTGCTTACCTTTTTGGTATTAAATTTGGCAAGCATAGATTAGCATTAAAAATAAGTCCTAAAAAAAGCGTAGAAGGTGCGATTGCAGGACTCGTATTTGGATCCATATTTGCTACACTATTTGCTTTATTCTTTAACGTCTTTGATTTTTTTATTGTTTATGTGATTCTTCTTTCAATCTTTTTGTCTTTAATGGGACAAATTGGAGATTTGGTTGCCTCTAAATTTAAACGAAATTATGAAATCAAAGATTATTCTAATCTGTTTCCAGGACACGGAGGAGTATTAGATCGTTTTGATTCTTCAACGATTGTGGCACTTAGTCTTATTTTAATTTTATTACTTCAAAGTGTGATTTAA